The sequence TTTAAAGCTTTAGCGTTAGCTTTAGTAATACTCTCTCTAATAACGCCTTCTAACATGTCAATCCTTTAAAATAAAATAAGGGTCTATTCTATCCAAAAAACCCTTAAAAATCAAAAACTCTTTAGAAGCTTTTCAAAGGATTGTTTGAATGCAATCAAGCCTTCTTTAAGGAGTTTTTGAGCAGTGTTTTCTAAATCAATGTTTTGCGTTTGTAATTCTTTTTTAAACGCTTCAATTTCTGCACTTTTTAAAGGGGTTTGGTATTCTGTATTGAGATTAAGTAAATAAGCGTTTAAAGCGTCTAGGGGGGCTGTGTTGATAGAGTTTTTAAAGCATAGCGCTTTAATGTAGTAATCTTTAGCTAAAGCATTGGATTTAACGCCTGTGGATGCAAAAAGGGTGCTTGTGAATTTGCTAGCATGCTCATTGATTGTATGATAGCACTCTATGGCGTTGATAATCCCACTTTTAGCTTGTAAGTTTTGAACCACTAGGGGGTCTATTTCCTTATCAAATCGTGAGACAAACACGCTAATGACCGCTCTTTTTTGTGCATCTTTAGCCAATATTTGAGCGATCTCGCCCGCAATTTTGGGCGAAAAGACTAAAGTTGCATTAATGGGAATAGAGGCTTTAGCTAAAGCACTGACGGCTTCAAGTCCGCTCTCACTCGCTGGGACTTTGATCATCACATTAGGGCGATTTAATATTTTAAATAACCGCTTGGCTTCATCAATGCTTTTAGCCGCATCGTCTTCTAAAAAAGGGTCAATTTCTAGGCTAATGTAACCATTTTTAGGGTCTTTTTCATGTAAAGGCATTAACGCATTAGAAGCTTGTAAAATATCCTTTAACGCCAAAGTTTCATAAATTTCTTTGGCTTTTTTGCCTTTGAGTTTAGCGATTTCATCTTTATAAAATGCGCTTTTTGTAATCGCCTCACAAAACAAGCTAGGGTTACTGGTCGCCCCACAAATAGCCCCCTTATTAATGAGCTTTAAAAAGTCGTTTTCTAAAAAATCCTTTTCTATAAAATCGCACCACAAACTAAATTCTTGCATGTTCTATCCTTGTTTTAAATTGAGATAATAATTTTTAACGATCTCTTGGTCGCTAAAAAAAATCGTTTTGTCTTTAAAGATTTGAGTGTTTTCATCGCCCTTGCCTAAAATCAATAACACTTCATCGTCTTTTAAATTTTCTAAAGCGTTCAAAATGGCTTTTTTTCGGTCTTTTTCTACAATCACTTTAGAAGGATCATTGATTCCTTTTAAAATATCCTTAATAATGTCTTCTTCGTTCTCGCTTCTAGGGTTGTCTGAAGTTAAGATGATTTTATGAGCGTAACAACTCGCTATTGCCCCCATTTTAGGGCGCTTGGTTTTATCCCTATCGCCCCCTGCTCCAAAAAGAGCGGTGATTTTTTGGGCTTTAAAGCTTTCAAAGACTTGTTGCATGCCGTCTGTTGTGTGTGCAAAATCCACAACCACTAAAGGTTTAGAATGTGCAATCTCCAAACGCCCTTTCACCCCATAAAAGTTTTCTAATAACGGCGTGATTGTTTCTAGAGGTAATTGAGTGAGTAATTTGACCCCCAAAACGCCCGCTAAAATATTATAAAGATTGTAACGCCCTAAAAGGGGGGAATGCATGAGCGCCATTTCTTTGACATTAGGATTTCTTAAATCTTGTTGGTAGCATAAAGATGCACTAATTGAAGGGTTGAGCGAAAAGGCTTGAATGTTTAAATGCGCTTTTTTATCCAATGCGTAAGTGTGTGCATTAATGGGGTTAAAAAGGGCGTTTGTTTCATCTCTGTTAATGACTTTTAAGCTTTCATCTTTAAAAAAGCTGTTTTTAGCGTCCCTATAATTTTCTATGCTTTTATGGAAATCCAAATGATCGCTTGTGATGTTAGTGAGAATTTTAAGGGCGAAATTAAGCCCAGCG comes from Helicobacter acinonychis and encodes:
- a CDS encoding transaldolase is translated as MQEFSLWCDFIEKDFLENDFLKLINKGAICGATSNPSLFCEAITKSAFYKDEIAKLKGKKAKEIYETLALKDILQASNALMPLHEKDPKNGYISLEIDPFLEDDAAKSIDEAKRLFKILNRPNVMIKVPASESGLEAVSALAKASIPINATLVFSPKIAGEIAQILAKDAQKRAVISVFVSRFDKEIDPLVVQNLQAKSGIINAIECYHTINEHASKFTSTLFASTGVKSNALAKDYYIKALCFKNSINTAPLDALNAYLLNLNTEYQTPLKSAEIEAFKKELQTQNIDLENTAQKLLKEGLIAFKQSFEKLLKSF
- a CDS encoding UDP-N-acetylmuramoyl-L-alanyl-D-glutamate--2,6-diaminopimelate ligase, whose product is MKLKKSLTYRNHNYSFLSDNTNEILENPKEFLFIKTPLNEKYSSLIEAKNLAILDFNELKNYFDFKIKIIGVTGTNGKTTTASLMYSLLLDLNKKAALLGTRGFFINDKRIKEKGLTTPTLLELYGDLEEAMRLECEYFIMEVSSHAIVQERIAGLNFALKILTNITSDHLDFHKSIENYRDAKNSFFKDESLKVINRDETNALFNPINAHTYALDKKAHLNIQAFSLNPSISASLCYQQDLRNPNVKEMALMHSPLLGRYNLYNILAGVLGVKLLTQLPLETITPLLENFYGVKGRLEIAHSKPLVVVDFAHTTDGMQQVFESFKAQKITALFGAGGDRDKTKRPKMGAIASCYAHKIILTSDNPRSENEEDIIKDILKGINDPSKVIVEKDRKKAILNALENLKDDEVLLILGKGDENTQIFKDKTIFFSDQEIVKNYYLNLKQG